A window of the Desulforapulum autotrophicum HRM2 genome harbors these coding sequences:
- the clpP gene encoding ATP-dependent Clp endopeptidase proteolytic subunit ClpP, with translation MPLIPMVVEQSNRGERAYDIYSRLLKDRIIFLGSAMDDEVANLIVAQLLFLESEDPEKDINFYINSPGGVVTAGMAVYDTMQYIKPDVATVCIGQAASMGALLLAAGAKGKRFSLPNSRIMIHQPLGGAQGQASDIKIQANEILRMKEVLSGILSKHTGQNFDKISEDTDRDFFMSGDQAKEYGLVDHVVASRDELEKAEAAKEK, from the coding sequence GTGCCCTTAATCCCCATGGTCGTTGAGCAGAGTAACAGAGGTGAGCGTGCCTATGATATCTATTCACGACTGTTAAAGGACAGAATCATATTTCTGGGGTCTGCCATGGACGATGAGGTTGCTAACCTCATCGTGGCGCAGCTCTTGTTTCTTGAGTCTGAAGACCCGGAAAAGGATATCAATTTTTATATAAATTCCCCCGGCGGTGTTGTCACTGCCGGAATGGCTGTGTATGATACCATGCAGTACATCAAACCCGATGTGGCAACGGTTTGTATTGGCCAGGCTGCCAGCATGGGAGCACTGCTCCTTGCTGCTGGAGCAAAGGGAAAACGCTTCAGCCTTCCCAACTCCAGAATAATGATTCATCAGCCCCTTGGTGGAGCCCAGGGCCAGGCGTCTGACATCAAAATTCAGGCCAACGAGATTCTGCGCATGAAAGAGGTTTTGAGTGGAATCCTGTCAAAGCACACGGGCCAGAATTTTGATAAGATATCAGAAGACACTGACAGGGATTTTTTCATGTCAGGCGACCAGGCCAAGGAATATGGTCTTGTGGACCATGTGGTTGCGAGCCGGGACGAGCTGGAAAAGGCAGAAGCAGCAAAGGAGAAATAA
- the clpX gene encoding ATP-dependent Clp protease ATP-binding subunit ClpX: MTRKDDESDQFFCSFCGKNQKEVKKLIAGPSVYICNECVSLCEEIIEDEDKESLAPAEASDKKLTPREIKDVLDTYVIEQDRAKKVLSVAVYNHYKRLDAEVKSEDDVEIQKSNILLIGPTGCGKTLLAQTLARFLDVPFALADATTLTEAGYVGEDVENIILSLVQNADYDIEKAQRGIIYIDEVDKISQRGDNPSITRDVSGEGVQQALLKIIEGTTASIPPKGGRKHPQQDFVKVETSNILFVCGGTFTGLEKVIERRISQKSMGFGAEVQSRKEKNVGELLEQLKPEDLIKFGLIPEFLGRLPVVTSLSELNEASLVKILTEPKNALLKQYQRLFEFENVKLTFTEEALAAMAKEAVTRRSGARGLRAIMEETMLDIMYELPSTENVRECIVGEEVVLKHEPPILLFEQAKKQA; this comes from the coding sequence ATGACCCGGAAAGATGATGAGAGCGATCAGTTCTTTTGCTCGTTTTGCGGAAAGAACCAGAAAGAGGTCAAGAAACTCATTGCAGGACCTAGCGTTTACATTTGTAATGAGTGTGTCAGTCTGTGTGAAGAGATTATTGAAGATGAGGACAAAGAGAGTCTTGCTCCGGCCGAGGCCAGCGATAAAAAGCTCACTCCAAGGGAAATCAAGGATGTTCTTGATACCTATGTAATCGAGCAGGACAGAGCCAAGAAGGTTCTCTCTGTTGCCGTGTACAATCACTACAAACGTCTGGATGCAGAGGTGAAAAGTGAAGACGATGTGGAGATCCAGAAGAGCAATATTCTGCTGATCGGACCCACTGGTTGCGGAAAGACGCTCCTGGCACAGACCCTGGCAAGATTTCTGGATGTCCCCTTTGCCCTGGCCGATGCAACTACCCTTACTGAGGCCGGTTATGTTGGTGAGGATGTTGAGAACATCATCCTTTCCCTGGTCCAGAATGCCGATTACGATATTGAAAAGGCCCAGCGGGGAATCATCTACATTGATGAGGTGGACAAGATTTCCCAGAGGGGCGACAACCCGTCCATCACCCGGGATGTCTCGGGTGAAGGGGTTCAGCAGGCCCTTTTAAAGATCATCGAGGGCACCACGGCAAGCATTCCTCCCAAGGGCGGCCGAAAGCATCCCCAGCAGGATTTTGTCAAAGTGGAGACCTCCAACATCCTCTTTGTATGCGGGGGGACCTTTACCGGTCTTGAAAAGGTGATTGAACGCAGAATCAGTCAAAAATCCATGGGGTTCGGGGCCGAGGTCCAGAGCCGAAAGGAAAAGAACGTGGGAGAACTCCTGGAGCAACTGAAACCAGAAGATCTCATCAAGTTCGGACTGATCCCCGAGTTCCTGGGCAGGCTTCCCGTTGTTACTTCCCTGTCTGAACTCAATGAAGCCTCGCTGGTCAAGATTCTCACCGAGCCGAAAAATGCCCTGTTAAAACAGTATCAGCGGTTGTTTGAGTTTGAGAATGTCAAGCTCACCTTTACCGAGGAGGCCCTTGCTGCCATGGCTAAGGAGGCTGTGACCAGAAGATCGGGTGCAAGGGGGCTCAGGGCCATCATGGAGGAGACCATGCTCGACATCATGTATGAACTGCCTTCAACGGAAAACGTTCGGGAGTGCATTGTGGGTGAAGAGGTTGTTCTCAAGCATGAGCCGCCCATTCTCCTGTTTGAACAGGCCAAGAAACAGGCATAA